The following proteins come from a genomic window of Sesamum indicum cultivar Zhongzhi No. 13 linkage group LG10, S_indicum_v1.0, whole genome shotgun sequence:
- the LOC105171817 gene encoding histone-lysine N-methyltransferase family member SUVH9-like, producing the protein MGSNSLVPFQDLNVCPELPATSTLLVPKIEPKLEPLDEPLPSPPAFSLSTPSPAPSPCPSSADVYSEFNRLSELFRSTLAQGLQGNGDMPFPPDSDPDSRALVPVDNPEAHLSNVVLMPRGSRKYQARSSELVRVMDLKPEDERYFRDLIRKTRMLFDSLRVYAIAVDEKQKDLMVPHRRPRADLKAAAVMREHGLWLNRDKRVVGDIPGVSIGDVFFFRMELCVIGLHGQAQAGIDYVPSSQSSNGEPIATSIIVSGGYEDDEDAGDVIVYTGHGGQDKNNKQVVHQKLECGNLALERSMNYGIEVRVIRGFKYEGSVSGKVYVYDGLYRIIETWFDVGKSGFGVFKFKLVRIENQVEMGSTIMKFAASLRTRPLDARPRGYVTLDLSSKKENFPVLFFNDVDKDHDPIYYEYLINTVFPPFVYHCGSTSGCDCVGGCVDDCFCAKKNGGEFPYNLQGILVRGKPLIFECGPHCRCPPSCRNRVAQKGVRNRFEVFRSTETGWGVRSLDLIQAGSFICEYAGVVLTREQVQVFTMNGDSLIYPSRFAERWREWGNLSDVFCDYKCPEDPSTPPLDFAMDVSRMRNVACYMSHSSSPNVLVQLVLYDHNNVSFPHLMLFAMENIPPMRELSLDYGVADEYMGKLAICN; encoded by the coding sequence ATGGGTTCTAATTCTCTTGTACCATTTCAAGACCTGAATGTATGTCCCGAACTACCCGCCACCTCCACCCTTCTTGTCCCCAAAATTGAACCCAAACTTGAACCCCTTGATGAACCTCTGCCATCCCCGCCAGCCTTCAGTCTCTCCACACCGTCCCCAGCCCCGTCCCCCTGCCCCTCTTCCGCTGATGTTTACTCCGAATTCAACCGTCTGTCGGAGCTTTTTCGCTCCACGTTGGCTCAAGGCCTCCAGGGAAATGGTGATATGCCATTTCCACCCGATTCTGATCCCGATTCACGGGCACTAGTCCCTGTCGATAACCCTGAAGCCCATCTCTCGAACGTCGTCCTCATGCCACGTGGCTCCCGGAAATACCAAGCCCGCTCCTCCGAGCTGGTCCGGGTCATGGATCTAAAACCTGAAGATGAGCGCTATTTCCGGGACTTAATTCGGAAAACCCGGATGCTGTTTGACTCCCTGCGCGTGTATGCAATCGCGGTGGACGAGAAGCAGAAGGATTTGATGGTTCCCCATCGGAGACCAAGAGCGGACTTGAAGGCAGCTGCGGTGATGAGAGAGCATGGTTTGTGGTTGAATCGTGATAAAAGAGTCGTGGGAGACATCCCGGGTGTTTCGATAGGGGACGTCTTCTTTTTTAGGATGGAATTGTGTGTCATTGGATTGCACGGGCAGGCGCAGGCCGGGATTGATTATGTCCCATCTAGCCAGAGCTCAAATGGGGAGCCAATTGCGACGAGCATTATTGTTTCTGGAGGTTACGAGGATGATGAGGATGCAGGGGATGTCATAGTTTATACAGGGCATGGTGGTCAGGACAAGAATAACAAGCAGGTTGTGCACCAGAAATTGGAATGTGGGAATTTGGCATTGGAAAGGAGCATGAATTATGGAATTGAGGTAAGGGTCATCCGTGGTTTCAAGTATGAAGGTAGTGTTAGTGGAAAAGTTTATGTTTATGATGGATTGTATAGGATAATTGAAACATGGTTTGATGTGGGGAAGTCGGGGTTTGGGGTGTTTAAGTTTAAGCTTGTTAGGATAGAAAATCAGGTGGAAATGGGCAGTACAATTATGAAGTTTGCTGCGAGTTTAAGGACGCGGCCATTGGATGCTCGCCCTAGAGGTTATGTTACACTTGACTTGTCaagtaaaaaggaaaattttccAGTACTTTTCTTCAATGATGTTGATAAGGATCATGATCCTATTTATTACGAATACCTCATTAATACTGTTTTCCCACCATTTGTGTATCATTGTGGGAGTACAAGTGGATGTGATTGTGTTGGGGGATGTGTGGATGATTGCTTTTGTGCAAAGAAAAATGGGGGTGAGTTCCCTTATAACCTGCAAGGGATTTTGGTGAGGGGCAAACCGCTGATTTTTGAGTGTGGGCCCCATTGTCGTTGCCCTCCCTCTTGCCGGAATCGTGTGGCGCAAAAGGGGGTCAGAAATCGATTTGAAGTGTTTAGGTCCACAGAGACTGGTTGGGGTGTGAGGTCCTTGGACTTGATCCAGGCTGGTTCTTTTATTTGTGAGTATGCTGGAGTAGTTCTAACCAGAGAGCAAGTACAGGTATTCACAATGAATGGCGATAGTTTAATTTACCCCAGCCGTTTTGCTGAAAGATGGAGAGAGTGGGGAAATCTATCTGATGTATTCTGCGACTATAAATGCCCGGAAGATCCATCAACTCCTCCTTTGGATTTTGCCATGGATGTTTCAAGAATGAGGAATGTAGCTTGCTACATGAGCCATAGTTCAAGTCCGAATGTCCTGGTGCAGCTTGTGTTGTATGATCACAATAATGTATCTTTCCCTCACCTCATGCTGTTTGCTATGGAAAATATCCCTCCCATGAGAGAGCTTAGCCTTGACTATGGGGTGGCTGATGAATATATGGGAAAACTTGCTATCTGCAACTAG
- the LOC105171818 gene encoding accelerated cell death 11, translated as MEDEKTLKKMAEAFKELANTINQCPDREEARLELAAFSRACSLVSPLFRCLGIAFKFAELDYVSKVDDLAEASKSILTLPVMMDGDIEANCVRRAGSHTRNLLRVKRGIDMVKVLFEQILSSEGNSLKDPASKAYAQVFAPYHGWAIRKAVGAGMYALPTRAQLLNKLNEDETSARIQMQNYISSAGPVIVYIDQLFINRQLGIDW; from the exons ATGGAGGACGAAAAGACTCTCAAGAAAATGGCGGAGGCCTTCAAAGAATTGGCTAACACTATAAATCAATGCCCGGACAGGGAAGAAGCCCGCCTCGAACTAGCCGCGTTCTCCAGGGCTTGCTCTCTCGTCTCCCCCCTTTTCCGCTGCCTCGGCATCGCTTTCAAGTTCGCTGAACTTGATTATGTCTCCAAA GTTGATGATCTTGCGGAGGCATCAAAATCAATATTGACATTGCCAGTGATGATGGATGGTGATATTGAAGCCAATTGTGTGCGGAGGGCAGGAAGCCATACGAGGAATCTACTAAGAGTGAAGCGTGGGATTGACATGGTCAAAGTTTTATTTGAGCAAATTCTTTCCTCAGA GGGAAATTCCCTGAAGGATCCTGCTTCGAAAGCTTATGCACAGGTGTTTGCTCCCTACCATGGATGGGCCATCAGAAAAGCTGTTGGTGCAGGAATGTATGCCCTTCCCACAAGGGCGCAACTGTTGAATAAGCTGAATGAAGATG AAACGTCGGCCAGAATTCAGATGCAGAACTATATTTCGTCAGCAGGCCCAGTCATTGTGTATATTGACCAGCTATTCATCAATAGACAATTGGGCATTGATTGGTGA
- the LOC105171820 gene encoding uncharacterized protein LOC105171820, which translates to MASTGTRSLAAPLLFLNLIMYFIVLGFASWCLNRWINGQTAHPSMGGNGATGHFLTFAILAAVLGIVSKIAGGNHLRAWRNDSLAAACSSSIVAWAVTALAFGLACKEINVGGWRGWRLRVVEAFVIILAFTQLLYVLLLHAGFFSSSYGPGYRDTGYGPGTHEPAPKGGVTAAGI; encoded by the exons ATGGCGAGTACCGGGACAAGAAGCTTGGCGGCCCCATTGCTGTTCCTGAATCtgattatgtattttatcGTGTTGGGGTTTGCGAGCTGGTGCCTCAACAGGTGGATCAATGGCCAAACTGCTCATCCCA GCATGGGAGGAAACGGGGCGACGGGGCATTTCTTGACGTTCGCCATACTCGCGGCGGTTCTTGGAATAGTGTCAAAGATCGCCGGCGGGAACCACCTGAGAGCCTGGAGGAACGACAGCCTCGCTGCCGCATGTTCGTCGTCCATTGTCGCGTGGGCGGTTACAGCGCTAGCTTTCGG GTTGGCGTGCAAAGAGATAAATGTGGGAGGGTGGAGAGGATGGAGGCTGAGGGTGGTGGAGGCGTTCGTTATCATCCTGGCGTTCACGCAGCTGCTCTACGTTCTTCTGCTTCATGCCGGGTTCTTCAGCAGCAGTTACGGGCCGGGTTATAGGGATACCGGATACGGGCCTGGAACTCATGAGCCGGCGCCCAAAGGCGGCGTTACTGCGGCGGGGATCTGA